One Aphelocoma coerulescens isolate FSJ_1873_10779 unplaced genomic scaffold, UR_Acoe_1.0 HiC_scaffold_175, whole genome shotgun sequence DNA segment encodes these proteins:
- the BLOC1S1 gene encoding biogenesis of lysosome-related organelles complex 1 subunit 1 has translation MLSRLLKEHQARQSERRELQERRRRDAIAAATRLTEALVDHLNVGVAQAYVNQRKLDQEVKTLQVQAAQFARQTGHWIAMVENFNQALKEIGDVENWARSIELDMRTIATALEYVYKGQLQPSCS, from the exons ATGCTGTCCCGGCTGCTGAAGGAGCACCAGGCCCGCCAGAGCGAGCGGCGCGAGCTGCAGG AGCGGCGGCGCAGGGACGCCATCGCGGCCGCCACCCgcctcaccgaggctctggtcGATCACCTCAACGTGGG GGTGGCCCAGGCCTACGTGAACCAGCGCAAGCTGGACCAGGAGGTGAAGACCCTGCAGGTGCAGGCGGCCCAGTTCGCTCGCCAGACCGGCCACTGGATCGCCATGGTGGAGAACTTCAACCAGGCCCTCAAG GAAATCGGGGACGTGGAGAACTGGGCCCGCAGCATCGAGCTGGACATGAGGACCATCGCCACCGCCCTCGAGTACGTCTACaaggggcagctgcagccctcctgctcctga